A window of Rhododendron vialii isolate Sample 1 chromosome 11a, ASM3025357v1 contains these coding sequences:
- the LOC131306892 gene encoding uncharacterized protein LOC131306892: protein MKAVASTFHQVVKFIGWNGRQESLRGDQIQSKKCYISTVTNKQTCMEVQCVEATSVPIIEDVGVPAERRSIEELIRFSIPGGEGRYFLIGSSLSVAEREEMYDFLMRNIEVFAWTPQDMPGVDSSFAMHSLNVDPSRRPVVQKVRRSSAAHVEAVMTEVDTLLEAGVIREVLYPSWLANPVVVPKKNGKLRVCVDYTNLNDACPMDRFLLPRIEQMANATAGRRRPLFLLGYKVVPFGLKNAGATFQRSITKMFPGMLGKIVEAYIDDLVCRSTFARDHLWDLGEVFAVLKQRKLRLNAEKCAFGVSSGKFLGYMVSHRGIEADPTQILAMQNLQAPTTIKEVQRLTGMVAALNRFIRRSSDLCRPFFRAITTSRRRFIWTEECELALQSLKQYLSHTPLLVKPLPDEDLYLYLAVSDHATSAVLVRKEGMEHQPIFYSSKTMMASQTSYHQALADFFAELTHGLQDEANALATAAEEARIQEEEVLEGPCNRPVEPLRARYSLGRKKPKRQWKLFSGDAWRLTVDGASNVHGAGAGIVLVSPNGTVHESVVSIGYSAMNNEAEYKALIAGLQLALRLDADSVHVFCDSQLIVGHLNDDYQARDQRMNAYVSHVLALFGRFGRVEVEWIAREHNAHADALAGLASVYRTSGGRTITFDEVSAPSFEQPCEQVMAITLGQGQLDPVVDYLKNQVLPPNKREAYKLRCRAANFFLDPNNNLYRRTFTGPDLRVVHDDLVQAVLEELHSGSCGAHSGGRSLAQRALTQGYWWPKMVKQSEEYVKQFGKMLKAPGGFEYMLTATDLFTKWVEASPLVKTTAGDMERFIWKHIISRFGVPYAILSDNGSQFVTFAIKTFYAKQHITIYNSSVAYPQGNGQAEASNKTITRGLKRRLDRKLGKWVEELPHVLWAYHTTPRRSTGRTPFAMAYDFAEELRDNAHLRHTAYQQEVTRGYNRNVRARPFSVGDLVLRMVTEASKLTKLKDPYEGPYRVVEKIGHGVYKLAEMDGTPIANPWNAQKLRKFHG, encoded by the exons ATGAAAGCAGTCGCTTCAACCTTTCACCAGGTGGTAAAGTTTATCGGATGGAATGGACGACAGGAGAGCCTCCGAGGGGATCAAAtccaatcaaagaaatgctacatcagcactgtCACAAACAAGCAGACCTGTATGGAGGTACAATGCGTGGAAGCCACTTCCGTTCCTATAATCGAAGATGTTGGAGTGCCAGCCGAACGAAGATCTATCGAGGAGTTAATACGCTTCTCAATCCCTGGGGGCgaaggaagatattttttaattgggagtTCTCTGAGCGTGGCGGAACGTGAGGAGATGTATGACTTCCTGATGCGAAACATagaagtttttgcttggactCCACAAGACATGCCGGGTGTGGATTCTTCGTTCGCCATGCACTCATTGAATGTCGATCCAAGTAGGCGGCCAGTGGTGCAGAAAGTTCGACGCTCGTCCGCCGCACATGTCGAAGCTGTAATGACAGAAGTGGATACACTGTTGGAGGCAGGCGTCATTCGGGAAGTCTTATATCCCTCTTGGCTTGCCAATCCAGTGGTTGTaccgaagaaaaatgggaaactaaGGGTTTGTGTTGATTAcacaaacctcaacgacgcttgtcctaTGGATAGATTTCTCCTTCCTCGGATTGAGCAAATGGCGAACGCTACAGCAGG gagaagacggcCTTTATTTCTCCTCGGCTACAAGGTCGTTCCATTCGGcctgaagaatgctggtgcaACCTTCCAACGCTCCATCACGAAGATGTTTCCTGGAATGCTCGGCAAAATAGTAGAAGCTTATATCGATGATCTGGTTTGCAGAAGCACGTTCGCTCGGGACCACCTTTGGGACTTGGGAGAGGTCTTTGCTGTTTTGAAACAACGGAAGCTGCgtctcaatgccgagaagtgtgcgtttggcGTAAGCTCGGGAAAGTTCCTTGGCTACATGGTAAGTCACCGAGGGATAGAAGCTGATCCTACACAAATCTTGGCCATGCAAAATCTCCAAGCTCCGACTACTATAAAAGAGGTACAGCGACTCACGGGAATGGTTGCTGCCCTGAACCGTTTCATCCGACGTTCGAGCGATCTCTGCCGTCCATTTTTTCGAGCAATCACCACTAGCCGACGAAGATTCATATGGACCGAAGAGTGCGAGCTGGCTTTGCAATCTTTAAAGCAGTACCTGTCCCACACTCCTTTGCTCGTCAAGCCTCTACCCGATGAAGATCTTTATCTTTACCTTGCTGTTTCTGACCATGCAACGAGCGCGGTTCTTGTTCGGAAAGAGGGAATGGAGCATCAACCAATCTTCTATTCCAGCAAAACGATGATGGCCtctcagacgag CTATCATCAGGCCttggccgacttctttgccgaactcacTCATGGATTGCAAGACGAAGCCAACGCCTTGGCCACCGCCGCTGAAGAAGCTCGGattcaagaagaagaggttttggaaggACCATGTAACCGTCCCGTGGAGCCCCTCCGTGCTCGGTACTCCCTCGGACGAAAGAAACCAAAGCGGCAATGGaagctcttctccggcgacgcCTGGCGACTGACGGTCGATGGAGCTTCTAACGTTCACGGGGCTGGAGCGGGCATCGTTCTTGTGTCTCCAAACGGGACCGTGCATGAAAGTGTTGTCTCAATTGGATACTCGGCGATGAACAACGAAGCAGAGTATAAAGCTCTGATTGCTGGCCTCCAGCTAGCTCTTCGGCTTGATGCAGATTCGGTTCATGTTTTTTGTGACTCTCAGCTCATTGTGGGTCATTTAAACGATGATTATCAAGCCAGAGACCAGCGTATGAATGCTTACGTAAGCCACGTCTTGGCCCTGTTCGGAAGATTTGGCCGAGTAGAAGTAGAATGGATCGCTCGGGAGCACAATGCACATGCTGACGCCCTGGCAGGTCTTGCTTCTGTTTACAGGACCTCGGGCGGTCGCACTATTACCTTTGACGAAGTCTCAGCCCCGAGCTTCGAACAGCCGTGTGAACAAGTGATGGCGATCACCCTCGGTCAAGGTCAGCTGGATCCAGTGGTTGATTACTTGAAGAACCAGGTGTTACCACCGAACAAACGCGAAGCATACAAACTCCGTTGCCGAGCGGCCAATTTTTTCCTGGATCCAAACAACAACCTTTACCGACGAACTTTCACTGGCCCCGATCTGCGTGTCGTCCACGACGACCTTGTGCAGGCCGTTCTGGAGGAACTCCATTCGGGAAGCTGTGGGGCGCATTCAGGAGGACGGTCGCTTGCACAGCGTGCTCTgacgcaaggctattggtggccgaagatggtaAAGCAATCCGAAGAATATGTGAAGCAAT ttggcAAGATGCTGAAGGCGCCAGGTGGATTTGAGTATATGCTCACAGCCACGGATTTGTTCACTAAGTGGGTTGAAGCTTCCCCCTTGGTCAAGACCACTGCAGGTGACATGGAACGATTTATTTGGAAGCACATCATCTCGAGGTTCGGCGTACCATACGCCATCCTTTCTGACAATGGCTCCCAGTTTGTCACCTTCGCCATCAAAACTTTTTATGCAAAGCAACACATCACAATCTATAATTCTTCTGTGGCCTATCCACAGGGCAATGGACAGGCCGAAGCTTCTAACAAGACGATCACTCGGGGGCTTAAGCGCCGTTTGGACAGGAAACTCGGTAAATGGGTGGAGGAGCTTCCACACGTTTTATGGGCCTACCATACAACCCCTCGGCGGTCTACCGGCCGtactccatttgctatggcctaTG ATTTCGCTGAAGAACTTCGTGACAATGCTCACCTCCGGCACACTGCATATCAACAAGAAGTTACAAGAGGGTACAACCGGAATGTTCGTGCTCGTCCTTTTAGTGTTggggacttagtccttcggatggttaCCGAAGCATCAAAGCTAACCAAGCTGAAGGAtccctatgaaggaccttatcgAGTGGTGGAGAAGATCGGGCATGGTGTCTACAAGCTTGCTGAAATGGATGGAACGCCAATTGCCAATCCATggaatgctcaaaaacttaggaaattccatggctag